A stretch of the Lactuca sativa cultivar Salinas chromosome 9, Lsat_Salinas_v11, whole genome shotgun sequence genome encodes the following:
- the LOC111895554 gene encoding small rubber particle protein has product MVDASSVTDEPEVQSEQEKLKHLEFVEVALVQAILYASKAYDFAKDKTGPLKPGVETLETHVKTVVGPAYEKLQDYPVVALKFVDRKVDESVTQIDGVMPPYVKGLTTTTKGLLVKVDPVAEGYASSAWKTLNYLPFVTTVAKAIAPSATLITEKYNQTAQQTSSFLPLVPTEKISRVFAIPSDTKPEEPVEEVPRGEEEVAEEVVAAGEEVAEPAAAGDEEVVEA; this is encoded by the exons ATGGTCGACGCTTCTTCTGTTACCGATGAACCAGAG GTTCAGAGCGAACAAGAGAAGTTGAAGCACTTGGAATTCGTGGAAGTTGCATTAGTGCAAGCAATTCTTTATGCATCAAAAGCTTATGATTTTGCTAAGGACAAAACCGGGCCTTTGAAACCTGGCGTGGAGACACTAGAGACTCATGTCAAGACTGTTGTTGGCCCTGCTTATGAAAAGCTCCAGGATTACCCTGTTGTGGCTCTCAAGTTTGTTGATCGTAAG GTTGACGAGTCTGTTACCCAAATAGATGGTGTGATGCCTCCATATGTGAAGGGTTTAACAACTACAACCAAAGGCCTTCTAGTCAAGGTGGATCCAGTCGCTGAGGGATACGCTTCTTCAgcttggaaaaccctaaattaccTTCCATTTGTGACTACAGTAGCTAAGGCGATTGCACCATCAGCAACTTTAATTACTGAGAAGTACAACCAGACTGCCCAACAAACATCATCATTTCTGCCATTGGTGCCCACTGAGAAGATTTCTAGGGTATTTGCCATTCCTTCAGACACAAAACCAGAAGAACCGGTGGAGGAGGTCCCACGTGGAGAGGAAGAAGTTGCGGAGGAGGTTGTGGCCGCAGGGGAGGAAGTTGCAGAGCCTGCTGCTGCTGGAGATGAAGAAGTTGTGGAGGCTTAG